A stretch of Myxococcus hansupus DNA encodes these proteins:
- a CDS encoding TonB-dependent receptor, whose protein sequence is MARRRCCIDLPRLVGAVIAAMVSLGASSPAPIVLEGTVREARLNSPVPGVRVTASAHSLKGELSTVTDAVGQYRLGPVPPGAYVLRFEAEVYKPHVQAQVVPAEESPFRVDVLLHYEQPHFFVRCGIDSDALHHPAPWHFAPDLFERLPSRLPLRWTSGLRAAERLAERVPGALEVPSGFSIRGGSASENGFQLQGLSTRDAISGGNLLPLSIEFASLVTVRSEGAMPSHARSNGGVIESRLKSGCSRFYGSSFAYWAPGVLAGPAGTLPVSGTDFSSTERFRHMGEFGATLGGPVVPNRLTFFAGVTPVFSRTEEQGHWVDQHGVQALVRLNYEVSPPHRLSLSLIGMPSETRGLDDSTSSDSDTAMAMLEYSGAFLDNALLLTLQSGWLRHQSTHRTLAVESGRAQQNVQMKVQAHYLLHAIGTHIFQAGFDTEHIAHVRFLPTGSRAGSTVLGGFVQDRWDVRPWLTINGGVRYDMQSLRAPSQGRTAFVSYQLSPHAGVVVHPIPRYGTTLIAHYAKYHDQVPLGLLDSAQGRLITIDPGLAPASSHEFLLVATHEFFNLGESGLSLQLKAQYARRSSGAALTSMPTLGGEGVLIGNPGAGSLAILPRAVRNHDAVTLSMNTQWGSWLSEFHYTRSKLHGTQTDPLGDESGLPRARPHLLDDDRTHSIQVTSYRIFVLDARRFVRVAMSYSGASGTPQERALTAFPAWSHVLDAHLSVGHRMTNIAGLSIGLDAFNLLNAQPWARGEPRGPAWLESPSSLRPSFPRQVRLGVRYHF, encoded by the coding sequence ATGGCCAGGCGTCGATGCTGCATTGACCTGCCGCGGCTCGTGGGTGCGGTAATCGCCGCGATGGTGTCTTTGGGCGCATCATCGCCAGCTCCGATCGTGCTCGAAGGCACGGTTCGTGAGGCACGGTTGAACAGCCCTGTTCCCGGTGTCCGCGTCACGGCGAGTGCTCACTCGCTGAAAGGGGAGTTGTCCACCGTCACGGATGCCGTCGGGCAGTACCGTCTCGGGCCCGTCCCACCTGGCGCCTACGTGCTCCGGTTCGAAGCGGAAGTGTACAAGCCTCACGTTCAGGCGCAGGTCGTGCCCGCGGAGGAGTCGCCGTTCCGAGTCGATGTGCTGCTGCACTACGAGCAGCCCCATTTTTTCGTGCGATGTGGCATCGACTCGGATGCGTTGCATCATCCGGCGCCTTGGCATTTCGCTCCAGACCTGTTCGAGCGGTTGCCGAGCCGTTTGCCCCTGCGCTGGACCAGCGGCCTTCGCGCCGCGGAGCGACTGGCGGAGCGCGTTCCAGGTGCATTGGAGGTCCCCTCCGGTTTCTCCATTCGCGGTGGGTCGGCGTCCGAGAATGGCTTTCAGTTGCAGGGGCTCTCGACCCGCGATGCCATCTCAGGGGGGAACCTGCTCCCGCTCAGCATCGAGTTCGCCAGCCTGGTGACGGTGCGGTCGGAAGGGGCCATGCCCAGTCATGCTCGTTCGAATGGTGGTGTCATCGAATCGCGCTTGAAGTCGGGATGCTCTCGCTTCTACGGCTCCAGTTTCGCCTACTGGGCGCCGGGGGTTCTGGCGGGGCCCGCCGGTACCCTTCCCGTGTCTGGCACTGACTTCTCGAGCACGGAGCGGTTTCGTCACATGGGAGAGTTCGGCGCGACGCTGGGCGGTCCCGTTGTCCCGAATCGTTTGACCTTCTTCGCTGGTGTGACCCCCGTGTTCAGTCGCACCGAGGAGCAAGGACACTGGGTGGATCAGCACGGCGTTCAGGCGCTGGTCCGTCTCAACTACGAAGTTTCACCCCCGCATCGTCTCTCGCTGTCCCTCATCGGAATGCCGTCCGAAACGCGAGGGCTGGACGACTCCACCTCAAGCGACAGCGACACTGCCATGGCGATGCTCGAGTACTCCGGGGCATTCCTGGACAACGCCTTGCTGCTGACGCTCCAGTCTGGGTGGCTGCGCCACCAGTCCACTCACCGCACCCTGGCGGTCGAGTCCGGCCGGGCCCAGCAGAACGTCCAGATGAAGGTCCAGGCCCATTATCTGCTGCATGCCATCGGGACCCACATCTTCCAGGCAGGCTTCGATACGGAGCACATTGCGCATGTCAGGTTCCTGCCGACGGGTTCCCGTGCCGGAAGCACGGTCCTGGGGGGCTTCGTGCAGGACCGGTGGGACGTGCGTCCGTGGCTCACCATCAATGGCGGTGTCCGCTATGACATGCAGTCGCTACGGGCTCCTTCTCAGGGACGCACCGCGTTCGTTTCATATCAACTCTCTCCACATGCGGGTGTGGTCGTCCATCCAATACCGAGGTACGGGACGACGCTCATCGCGCACTATGCGAAGTACCATGATCAAGTTCCGCTCGGACTCCTGGACTCAGCGCAGGGGCGGCTCATCACCATCGATCCTGGACTGGCACCTGCGTCGTCCCATGAGTTTCTCCTCGTGGCGACTCACGAGTTCTTCAATCTTGGAGAGAGCGGACTCTCCCTCCAGTTGAAGGCACAGTACGCCCGGCGCAGCTCGGGGGCCGCGTTGACGTCCATGCCGACCCTTGGGGGAGAGGGCGTTCTGATTGGAAATCCCGGAGCCGGGAGCCTGGCGATTCTTCCCCGGGCTGTTCGAAACCACGATGCCGTGACGCTATCGATGAACACGCAATGGGGGTCGTGGCTATCTGAGTTCCACTACACGCGCTCGAAATTGCATGGCACGCAGACGGACCCGCTGGGCGATGAGTCCGGGCTGCCACGGGCGCGGCCTCACTTGCTTGACGACGACCGCACGCACTCCATCCAAGTGACGAGCTACCGGATCTTCGTGTTGGACGCCCGGCGCTTCGTCCGCGTGGCGATGTCCTATTCAGGGGCGTCGGGCACGCCTCAGGAGCGGGCACTGACAGCTTTCCCAGCCTGGAGCCATGTGCTGGATGCGCATCTGTCCGTGGGGCATCGCATGACGAACATCGCGGGGCTGTCGATCGGCCTGGATGCGTTCAACCTCCTCAACGCGCAGCCCTGGGCGCGGGGGGAGCCTCGGGGCCCCGCGTGGCTGGAGAGCCCGTCGTCGCTGCGCCCGTCATTTCCACGACAGGTGCGGCTCGGTGTTCGCTACCATTTTTGA
- a CDS encoding class I SAM-dependent methyltransferase, with protein MATGFESYKMVDPLLVASVREALLQSYFSEYDPAFLRTPAGQADIVDHVDGRYNRCVDHVLPWLARYIDLRAANIVELGCGTGSSTAAFAQVARRVSGYDIHAASVTAARSRVQALGLSNVELSVDQPETLLETLKKKHPDGADVFMLYAVLEHQTPAERLETLRTGWKLLRPGGLLVVVDTPNRLTYFDAHTSLMPFFHFLPPELGWPYASRSPREDFRNAMGKVSAEKAPMLLTRWGIGASHHELELALGELDPLLVGTGFEPEILEMFPVTLDEELLHIYVERSGAPVPLAFTRNTLNFVLRKGDNTDFIARRTAPPPLRHITLATEAEARIQALEQQAAADAQRLQAQTERIQALEHQVATPPLRHQLVDRLNGAFKKTALHGKARKLVEWSLKRGAR; from the coding sequence ATGGCCACAGGCTTCGAGTCTTACAAGATGGTGGATCCCCTGCTCGTGGCGAGCGTCCGGGAAGCACTGCTCCAGTCCTACTTCTCGGAGTATGACCCCGCCTTCTTGAGGACCCCCGCTGGGCAGGCCGACATCGTGGACCACGTGGACGGGCGCTACAACCGCTGCGTCGACCATGTGCTCCCGTGGTTGGCGCGGTACATCGACCTCCGCGCAGCGAACATCGTCGAGTTGGGTTGTGGCACAGGGTCCAGCACTGCGGCATTTGCCCAGGTGGCCCGTCGCGTCTCAGGCTACGACATCCACGCGGCGTCTGTGACGGCCGCTCGCAGCAGGGTTCAGGCACTTGGTCTGAGCAACGTCGAGCTGAGCGTCGACCAGCCAGAGACGCTGCTCGAGACGCTGAAGAAGAAGCACCCGGATGGGGCCGACGTCTTCATGCTGTATGCGGTACTCGAGCATCAGACCCCAGCGGAACGGCTGGAGACGCTCCGTACGGGGTGGAAGCTCCTCCGGCCCGGGGGCCTCCTCGTCGTCGTGGATACGCCCAATCGGCTGACCTACTTCGACGCGCACACCTCGCTCATGCCCTTCTTCCACTTCCTGCCCCCCGAGCTGGGCTGGCCCTATGCCTCGCGCTCCCCGCGTGAGGATTTCCGCAATGCCATGGGGAAGGTCTCGGCGGAGAAGGCGCCCATGCTCCTGACGCGCTGGGGGATTGGCGCCAGTCACCATGAGCTCGAGCTCGCCCTGGGAGAGCTCGACCCGTTGCTGGTGGGAACCGGCTTCGAGCCGGAAATCCTCGAGATGTTCCCCGTCACGCTCGACGAGGAGCTGCTGCACATCTACGTGGAGCGAAGTGGCGCCCCGGTGCCTCTGGCCTTCACCCGGAACACCCTGAACTTCGTCCTTCGCAAAGGGGACAACACGGACTTCATCGCCCGCCGGACCGCGCCACCGCCCCTGCGGCACATCACCCTCGCGACGGAGGCAGAGGCGCGCATCCAGGCCCTGGAGCAGCAAGCCGCCGCGGACGCGCAGCGGCTCCAGGCGCAGACCGAGCGCATCCAGGCCCTGGAACACCAGGTCGCCACGCCTCCACTGCGACACCAGCTCGTCGACCGACTCAATGGTGCGTTCAAGAAGACCGCGCTTCATGGGAAGGCGCGCAAGCTCGTCGAATGGTCATTGAAGCGCGGCGCTCGCTGA